Proteins encoded together in one Onychomys torridus chromosome 1, mOncTor1.1, whole genome shotgun sequence window:
- the LOC118577106 gene encoding olfactory receptor 10T2-like, which produces MDNHTTVTTFLLWGFSSFPELQKLLFIVILLSHVTILLANASIMVAIKLIHNLHTPMYFFLFALSFSETCTTMVILPRMLVDLVSESKTISLPECATQMFFFFGLGGNNCFILSAMSYDRYTAIHNPLNYPILMTQKICFQLIMASAVLGFSVSLCIVIIIFNLSFCNSNIIQHFFCDIEPVVSLACNYTFYQKMILLAFTAFVLVGSFILIMVSYVFIMTVVVKLPSAKGRYKTFSTCSSHFTVVFIHYGFAGFVYLRPKNSDSFKDDTLLAVTYTVLTPLLNPIIYSLRNKDMQIALRKDLSNIIKFFPKMINKRSQKA; this is translated from the coding sequence atggacaaTCACACCACAGTGACCACGTTCCTTCTGTGGGGATTTTCCAGCTTCCCAGAACTGCAGAAACTACTCTTCATTGTGATTCTCCTCTCCCATGTGACCATCCTCCTAGCAAATGCATCCATCATGGTGGCCATCAAGCTCATCCACAACCTTCATACCCCcatgtattttttcctctttgcccTATCCTTTTCAGAAACCTGCACCACTATGGTGATCCTACCGCGAATGTTAGTGGACTTGGTATCAGAGAGCAAGACCATTTCTCTCCCTGAGTGTGCCACacagatgtttttcttctttggattGGGAGGTAATAATTGCTTCATCTTATCTGCCATGTCCTATGACCGTTACACTGCTATTCACAACCCCCTGAATTATCCAATCCTGATGACTCAAAAGATCTGCTTTCAGCTTATCATGGCCTCTGCTGTGCTTGGCTTCTCAGTTTCTCTGTGCATTGTCATCATAATATTCAACTTGTCCTTTTGTAACTCCAACATCATTCAGCACTTCTTTTGTGATATTGAGCCTGTGGTCTCCCTTGCCTGTAATTACACCTTTTATCAGAAAATGATTCTTCTTGCATTCACTGCCTTTGTGTTGGTGGGCAGCTTTATTTTGATCATGGTATCTTATGTCTTCATCATGACAGTGGTTGTGAAGTTGCCCTCTGCCAAGGGAAGGTATAAGACCTTTTCAACTTGCTCCTCCCATTTCACTGTGGTGTTCATACATTATGGGTTTGCTGGTTTTGTCTATCTGAGACCCAAGAACAGTGACTCTTTCAAGGATGACACACTGCTAGCAGTGACTTACACTGTTCTGACACCTCTGCTCAACCCCATCATTTACAGTCTAAGAAATAAAGACATGCAGATAGCTCTGAGAAAAGACCTAAGCAATATAATCAAATTTTTCcctaaaatgataaataaaagatCCCAAAAAGCTTGA